GTGCGCTGCTCGCGGTCGCGGATGGCGGTGCGGACCCGGGTGCGCGGCACGGCGGGGGCGCAGCGCGCGCTGATGACGGCGCAGGCGACGAGCGCGGAACCGGCGGCAGCGGTGGCGGTCGCGGCGAGCGCGACGGCGGCGGAGAGGCTGCCGCCGTCGATCAGCAGGACTTCGACGAGGAGGAGGATCAGCAGCGCGGCGGGCCGGAGCAGCCGCGTCGGACGATGCCCGTTCATGCTCCCCCTCCCTCACGCACGTGTCCCACACACACGCCGAATTCGAACCTGTAGACCCTTAGCCGTTATACACGATCGGCGTCCACGCACCATCGGCCTCGGGGCGGACCCTCAGCGCGGCCGCATGGACTTCAGCTTCCCCCACACGACAAGCCGGTACGTGGAGCTGTACTCGGGGGTGCAGGTGGTGAGGGTGAGGTAGTACCCGGGCTCGCTGTACCCGGCGGAGGGTTTCACGGTGCTGCGCGGCACGTTCGCGATGACTCCGGTGTCCCGGGGCGCGGTCTGCGCCAGCCCCTTGTCCACGACGTACAGGTAGACCGCCTCCCGCGTCTCGACCCGTACCTCGTCCCCGCTCCTGAGCCGGTTGATGTACCGGAAGGGCTCGC
The Streptomyces lunaelactis genome window above contains:
- a CDS encoding DUF6412 domain-containing protein, which produces MNGHRPTRLLRPAALLILLLVEVLLIDGGSLSAAVALAATATAAAGSALVACAVISARCAPAVPRTRVRTAIRDREQRTAFLPQRDPDAKGRTRPRAPGRALLTAA